One Torulaspora globosa chromosome 5, complete sequence DNA window includes the following coding sequences:
- the SSZ1 gene encoding ribosome-associated complex protein SSZ1 (ancestral locus Anc_5.335), with the protein MSSPIIGITFGNTTSSIAYVNPKDDVDVIANPDGERSIPSVLSYVGSDEYHGGQALQQLIRNPKNTIINFRDFIGLPFDQADISKCAGGAPAVEVDGKVGFVISRGDKDETISVDEVVARHLRRLKLAAEDYIGSKVSEVVLTVPTSFTAEQKDALKAAASKAGLKIIQFINEPSAALLAHIEQFPFDNDVNVVVADFGGTRSDAAVIAVRNGIFTILATKHDTNLGGDNLDNELIEYFAKDFEKKTKCNPRKNAKSMAKLRASASVTKKTLSNATSSTISVDSLADGFDYHTSINRMRYELVTNKVFSQFSAFIDDVIAKAELDPLDISAVLLSGGVAFTPKLTTNLEFMFPESVQILGPASKQATNQPNELSASGAALQARLASEYDASELADALQPVVVNTPHLPKAIGLVGSQGEFYPVLLPETSYPVQKKVTLKQAQGDLLISVYEGEHHVVERTVEPTEKDQKPEEDDDNEEWSDSEDDEPELIREKLYTLSTKLMDLGLKGVTKGVEIVFNINKDGVLRVSARDLQSGQVVKGEL; encoded by the coding sequence ATGTCTTCGCCAATTATCGGTATCACGTTTGGTAATACTACCTCTTCTATTGCTTACGTCAATCCAAAGGACGATGTAGATGTCATTGCCAACCCTGATGGTGAACGTTCGATTCCATCCGTCTTGTCCTACGTTGGTTCTGATGAGTATCACGGTGGTCAAGCTTTGCAACAGCTAATTAGAAATCCAAAGAATACCATTATTAATTTCCGCGATTTTATTGGCCTGCCATTTGATCAGGCCGACATCTCCAAGTGTGCCGGTGGTGCGCCAGCAGTGGAAGTCGACGGTAAAGTCGGGTTTGTTATCTCCAGAGGTGACAAAGATGAGACTATCTCTGTTGACGAGGTGGTTGCTAGACATCTACGAAGATTGAAATTGGCAGCAGAAGACTATATCGGTTCCAAGGTCTCCGAAGTTGTTCTGACCGTGCCAACCAGTTTCACTGCTGAGCAGAAAgacgctttgaaagctgctgcttccaAGGCAGGGTTGAAAATCATCCAATTCATCAACGAGCCATCAGCTGCTTTGCTAGCTCACATCGAGCAATTTCCATTTGACAACGATGTCAACGTTGTGGTTGCCGATTTCGGTGGTACGAGATCTGACGCTGCTGTTATTGCGGTTCGCAATGGTATCTTCACGATCTTGGCTACCAAGCACGACACGAATTTGGGCGGTGACAACTTGGACAACGAGCTGATCGAATATTTTGCGAAGGATTTcgaaaagaagacaaagtgcaatccaagaaaaaatGCCAAATCTATGGCTAAGTTGAGAGCTAGTGCCAGTGTCACTAAGAAGACTTTGTCCAATGCAACTTCCTCAACCATCTCAGTCGACTCCTTAGCCGACGGTTTTGATTATCACACTTCCATCAACAGAATGAGGTACGAATTAGTCACAAACAAGGTCTTTTCACAATTTTCCGCCTTCATCGATGATGTTATCGCCAAGGCGGAACTGGATCCGCTGGACATTTCTGCTGTCCTGCTAAGTGGTGGTGTCGCCTTCACTCCAAAATTGACCACCAATCTAGAGTTTATGTTCCCTGAATCCGTTCAGATCTTGGGACCTGCCTCTAAACAGGCTACCAACCAGCCTAACGAGCTTTCCGCCTCAGGCGCGGCTCTACAGGCCAGACTGGCTAGCGAGTACGATGCCAGTGAGTTGGCTGACGCTCTGCAACCAGTTGTTGTCAACACTCCACACTTGCCAAAGGCCATTGGTCTGGTCGGATCCCAGGGCGAATTTTACCCAGTTCTCTTGCCAGAAACATCCTACCCAGTGCAAAAGAAAGTAACTTTGAAGCAAGCCCAAGGTGATCTTTTGATTAGCGTCTACGAGGGTGAACACCACGTCGTTGAGAGAACTGTAGAGCCAActgagaaagatcaaaaaccagaggaagatgacgataaTGAGGAATGGTCAGATagcgaagatgatgagccAGAGCTTATCAGAGAAAAGCTGTACACATTGAGCACTAAATTGATGGATTTGGGTCTCAAAGGTGTCACCAAGGGTGTC